The following coding sequences are from one Pleuronectes platessa unplaced genomic scaffold, fPlePla1.1 scaffold_27, whole genome shotgun sequence window:
- the LOC128436443 gene encoding zinc finger MYM-type protein 1-like produces the protein MSQRRISMFFAPKVVGSQGGMIADKDAVRVHAGDQREESASSEIRAESAYIDAAASDAADQSEDSASASAGGSGSGSTGNLLGKNDLGTRETGPKQPRRDQYPSTSFGKQQRSFQYKWFESFDWLEYSLSRNSSHCFSCKLFGKHNPRASKDALLSTEGFNNWKRALDSYREHEASAVHKSSILAWKNYRTTLTEGDVVDQMNVGNSSQISERREYLWRIVAVTSLLGKQGIAFRGHDETSSSLNQGNFLEVMKLLETFDPFLQNYQAPSHSTYLSPASQNSMIECCADEVTATIVEEIKASEMYAVMADEARDGHVEQLAVCVCYVTADGGVKERLLELVTLKGLNAQCITDAIENVLESNGLNDLLCVAQAYDGASVMSGSVSGVQACFREKHPEAVYVHCYAHELNLVLCHTCRAVPEASDLFETLESVYCFFSVSIVNHQRFSDVQMLLGLKKSELVQLSKTRWACQVKSVRAMLNNLPAVLKCLEESATPLAVGLLSKLSRFSNVYLLVMFRSMLSTTEGLHLYLQKDSVDLAQATLFKDAVLDTLKSIRTNEMADKLYNEAKHIYDANNICESHSGRRHKQRVMEDFTIESTLGTRAHLGTEDQLKQTLLYPCLDRMVTELNSRFSDVGAELMRGIQACNPAAVDFFCEDSLELIATHYKMSLKKEEILVAKQFLSRRKREGAVSDMGSVYKLLHPDMFPTLSSVVQAALTIPVSSCTCERSFSVLRRVHTWLRRTMGQERLHHLAIMAVEKDALCGLDHGEVIDRFAQVKPRRYPLVLKGQRSKERSKKQ, from the exons ATGTCACAAAGAAGGATTTCAATGTTTTTTGCTCCAAAAGTGGTTGGCAGCCAAGGAG GTATGATAGCAGATAAGGATGCAGTCAGGGTTCATGCAGGAGACCAAAGGGAGGAGAGTGCAAGTTCAG agATAAGGGCAGAGTCAGCATACATAGATGCAGCTGccagtgatgctgctgaccAGAGTGAGGACAGTGCAAGTGCAAGTGCAG GTGGCTCAGGGTCAGGGAGCACAGGGAACCTGTTAGGAAAGAATGATTTAGGGACACGAGAAACAGGCCCAAAGCAACCCAGACGGGACCAGTACCCCTCCACTAGTTTTGGAAAGCAGCAACGGTCTTTCCAGTACAAATGGTTTGAATCTTTTGACTGGCTGGAGTATTCTTTGAGCAGAAACTCTTCACACTGTTTCTCATGCAAGCTCTTTGGGAAACACAACCCTAGAGCCAGCAAAGATGCCCTCCTCAGCACTGAGGGCTTTAATAACTGGAAAAGGGCCTTGGATAGCTACCGAGAGCATGAGGCAAGTGCTGTCCACAAGTCATCTATCCTGGCCTGGAAGAATTACAGAACTACGCTAACAGAAGGCGATGTTGTTGACCAAATGAATGTTGGAAATTCCAGTCAGATTAGTGAAAGGAGAGAATACCTGTGGCGCATTGTGGCCGTCACTAGCCTTTTAGGGAAACAAGGCATTGCTTTCCGTGGTCATGATGaaaccagctcctccctgaaTCAGGGAAACTTTTTAGAAGTAATGAAGCTCCTTGAAACCTTTGACCCCTTCCTCCAGAACTACCAGGCCCCTTCTCATTCAACATATCTATCTCCTGCCTCGCAGAACAGCATGATCGAATGTTGTGCTGATGAAGTGACTGCAACCATCGTAGAAGAGATCAAGGCATCGGAAATGTATGCAGTGATGGCTGATGAGGCAAGAGATGGCCACGTTGAACAgcttgctgtttgtgtgtgctatGTTACAGCTGACGGCGGAGTCAAAGAGCGTCTCCTTGAACTTGTCACCCTTAAGGGATTGAATGCACAGTGCATCACTGACGcaattgaaaatgtattggagTCGAATGGCCTTAATGATCTCCTGTGTGTCGCTCAGGCTTATGATGGAGCTTCCGTTATGAGTGGTTCAGTAAGTGGAGTTCAAGCTTGCTTTCGTGAGAAACACCCAGAAGCAGTGTACGTACACTGCTATGCTCAtgagctgaacctggttctcTGCCATACGTGCAGGGCTGTTCCAGAAGCCAGTGACCTGTTTGAGACATTGGAGAGTGTCTACTGTTTCTTCAGTGTATCAATCGTAAACCATCAGAGATTCTCTGATGTCCAGATGCTCCTGGGCTTGAAGAAGAGTGAGCTTGTCCAGCTGTCAAAAACCCGATGGGCATGTCAGGTGAAGTCTGTGAGAGCAATGCTCAACAATCTGCCAGCTGTTTTAAAGTGCCTGGAAGAGAGTGCAACACCTCTGGCAGTCGGATTACTGTCAAAGCTGTCCAGGTTTTCAAATGTCTACCTGCTGGTCATGTTCCGGAGTATGCTGTCAACTACAGAGGGGCTGCACCTGTACCTTCAGAAGGATTCTGTGGACTTGGCCCAAGCAACACTCTTTAAAGATGCAGTCCTTGACACACTGAAATCCATCCGAACCAATGAAATGGCAGACAAGCTTTACAATGAAGCAAAACACATCTATGATGCCAACAACATATGTGAGAGTCACAGTGGTCGCAGGCACAAGCAGAGGGTGATGGAGGACTTTACAATAGAGTCCACCTTGGGTACAAGGGCTCATCTGGGCACAGAAGACCAGCTGAAACAAACTCTGTTGTACCCATGTCTTGACCGTATGGTAACTGAGCTAAACAGCAGATTTTCTGATGTGGGGGCAGAGCTAATGCGAGGCATTCAAGCTTGCAACCCAGCGGCCGTTGATTTCTTCTGTGAGGATTCCCTAGAGCTGATTGCAACACATTATAAAATGTCATTGAAAAAAGAGGAGATCCTGGTGGCAAAGCAGTTCCTTTctagaagaaagagagaaggtgcCGTTTCTGACATGGGCAGTGTTTACAAGCTACTTCACCCAGACATGTTCCCAACCTTGAGCTCAGTTGTCCAAGCAGCCTTGACAATACCTGTCAGCAGTTGCACGTGTGAGCGGTCGTTCAGTGTACTGCGCCGTGTCCACACCTGGCTGAGGAGAACCATGGGCCAGGAGAGGCTACATCATTTGGCTATTATGGCAGTGGAGAAGGATGCGCTTTGTGGCTTAGACCATGGTGAAGTCATTGACCGGTTCGCCCAAGTCAAACCGAGGAGATACCCACTTGTGCTCAAAGGACAAAGGTCCAAAGAAAGGAGCAAGAAACAGTGA